A stretch of Patescibacteria group bacterium DNA encodes these proteins:
- a CDS encoding polysaccharide deacetylase family protein, with the protein MARKNTTGQPLNSNKVWGFLALCGALTTIMLAINFWYNPAKKLPESTVNDYYPAAVFKIPEEVLKERIATQSAQTMRIPIIMYHYIEYVDKTKDPGRFNLATAPAVLGKEVSSLKSANYHFLFAREVPDILAAKQAMPQKPVVLTFDDGYEDFYYNALPILKKYNAKGTIYIIVDFIGRPGYLTLKELEKIRDSGVVEIGAHTLHHAYLKGLNINTAKREIVGSKTKLESLLGIGVPSLAYPYGAFSQDTINITKAAGFTNAVSVIPGVNQSMDNEYYLYRLRPGYLGYANPAKSLDNYK; encoded by the coding sequence ATGGCGAGAAAGAATACTACCGGCCAACCTTTAAACAGTAACAAAGTGTGGGGATTTTTGGCTCTTTGCGGGGCGCTAACCACTATTATGTTGGCAATCAATTTTTGGTATAACCCAGCCAAAAAATTGCCGGAGTCAACGGTAAACGACTATTATCCGGCCGCAGTGTTTAAGATTCCCGAAGAAGTTTTGAAAGAACGAATCGCGACCCAATCTGCCCAGACAATGCGAATTCCCATTATAATGTACCACTACATCGAATATGTCGACAAAACCAAAGATCCGGGGAGATTTAATTTGGCCACCGCGCCGGCAGTTTTGGGAAAAGAGGTTTCTTCATTAAAATCAGCTAATTACCATTTTCTTTTCGCCAGGGAAGTGCCGGATATCTTGGCGGCGAAACAGGCAATGCCGCAAAAGCCGGTAGTTTTGACTTTTGATGACGGTTATGAAGATTTTTATTACAATGCGCTGCCGATTCTCAAAAAATATAACGCGAAAGGGACGATTTACATAATTGTCGATTTTATCGGCCGGCCGGGGTATCTTACCTTGAAGGAACTGGAAAAAATTCGGGATAGCGGGGTAGTAGAAATCGGGGCGCATACTCTGCATCACGCCTATCTTAAAGGCCTAAATATTAATACTGCCAAGAGAGAGATTGTTGGCAGCAAGACGAAACTTGAAAGCCTATTGGGGATCGGAGTGCCGTCGCTGGCCTATCCTTACGGCGCGTTTTCTCAAGATACCATTAATATTACTAAAGCGGCCGGGTTCACCAATGCGGTGTCCGTCATCCCCGGGGTGAATCAATCAATGGATAATGAGTATTATCTCTATCGCCTTCGCCCCGGCTACCTGGGTTACGCTAACCCGGCCAAAAGTTTGGATAATTACAAATAA
- a CDS encoding glycosyltransferase family 39 protein, giving the protein MLKRIFSVPVGFLLIVLFSVLISSFSLYSQSIRLDESQSIWVSTKSVRDILYLQSQDVNPPLYNLLLHFWVQVFGTSLDATRTLSLIFFLLTLGAIYILFKEASNTRIAFLTVALFALSPFVLWYSNETRTYTLFTLVTTINNIYYLQFLRTRGQTGKLGFVLSAVIGTFTHYFFFFVLLTQFLYAIIRHRNLFLKFFGLLFLTGFGFLPWAVYVFINGLAAATQPVIPTPTTFNIFETLISFLFGFQNPVVTGVLVSFWPLIVLFMLLVFTNRPQLNHAREIDYFMLLSFLPIILTFLLSFIRPIFLARYLIFVLPTLFFLLAWALENFPAGLSRLFTTILLVIMVGLLLVQNFSVNTPVKEDYQQVSNFLDQNAAPQDIIAVSAPFTIYPLEYSYTGHTKIVTIPLWDQYAVGPTPPFTVNSMQSQLASYSQIYNRLFLVLSYDQGYESRIRNYMDTHYKLLEDKVFPSGIDLRVYKLRYS; this is encoded by the coding sequence ATGCTTAAGAGAATCTTTTCAGTTCCGGTAGGATTTCTTTTAATCGTTCTTTTTTCCGTGTTAATCAGTTCCTTCTCCCTATATTCTCAGTCAATCCGGCTGGATGAATCCCAATCTATTTGGGTCTCAACTAAATCCGTCAGAGACATTTTGTATCTCCAGTCTCAGGATGTGAACCCGCCGCTTTATAATCTTCTCCTGCATTTTTGGGTCCAGGTTTTTGGTACCAGCCTGGACGCTACCCGAACCTTATCACTGATCTTTTTTCTGCTGACCCTAGGCGCAATTTATATTTTGTTTAAAGAAGCCAGTAACACCCGAATCGCCTTTCTAACAGTCGCTCTTTTCGCCCTTTCGCCTTTTGTTCTGTGGTACAGCAACGAAACCAGAACTTACACTCTTTTTACTCTAGTTACTACGATAAACAATATTTATTATTTGCAATTTTTAAGAACCCGGGGGCAAACAGGAAAACTAGGGTTTGTGTTATCCGCAGTTATCGGAACTTTTACCCATTACTTTTTCTTTTTCGTCCTGTTAACCCAGTTTCTTTATGCCATTATCCGGCATCGGAATTTATTTTTGAAATTTTTCGGACTGTTATTCCTAACCGGTTTTGGCTTTCTTCCTTGGGCCGTTTATGTCTTCATCAACGGCCTGGCAGCCGCCACTCAACCGGTCATCCCCACACCGACAACTTTTAATATTTTTGAAACCCTGATCAGTTTCCTTTTTGGTTTTCAAAATCCGGTGGTTACCGGGGTTCTGGTTTCTTTCTGGCCCCTTATCGTTCTGTTCATGTTATTAGTTTTCACCAACCGGCCCCAACTTAACCACGCCCGGGAAATCGATTATTTTATGCTTTTATCTTTCCTTCCGATCATTCTTACCTTTCTGCTTTCTTTTATTCGCCCGATTTTTCTGGCCCGATATCTGATTTTCGTTTTGCCTACTTTATTTTTTCTTCTGGCGTGGGCTTTGGAAAATTTTCCGGCCGGCTTATCCCGGCTTTTTACGACTATCCTTTTGGTCATCATGGTCGGCCTTCTTCTGGTGCAAAACTTTTCCGTCAACACGCCGGTTAAAGAGGATTATCAACAAGTCAGCAATTTTCTGGATCAAAACGCTGCCCCCCAAGACATTATTGCCGTTTCTGCCCCGTTCACAATTTACCCGCTGGAATACTCTTATACAGGACACACAAAGATTGTCACCATTCCCCTTTGGGACCAATATGCTGTCGGTCCGACCCCGCCGTTTACCGTAAATAGCATGCAGTCCCAATTGGCCAGCTACAGCCAGATTTATAACCGTTTATTTCTTGTTTTGTCCTATGATCAGGGCTATGAATCCCGGATCAGAAACTACATGGACACCCACTATAAACTTCTCGAAGACAAAGTTTTTCCGTCAGGAATCGATTTAAGGGTATACAAGCTGCGGTACAGTTAG
- a CDS encoding glycosyltransferase: protein MNEIPYRPVAKELLIINFFMALLYLSWWFTPGVIGNPILFSLLLIGEIYHVFMAWTFWYTLWPAKNNRRETAPFAQTKEFSPPVDVFITVAGEPTEIVRQTILAAKNMNYPNFKTYILNDGFALKKDNWKEVELLATELGVNHIMRPTNPGAKAGNINNALRQTAAPIVVIFDADMAPSPAFLQKTIPFFIDRRVGFVQTPQYYRNWEKNYVTTSAWEQQELFFGPIMRGKDRDNAAFICGTNVAIARSALTNVGGMAEDNIAEDFLTSIRIHQQGYLSYYLPEVLATGLAPEDLSSYFKQQLRWARGSLEVAFGQNPILKRGLTWQQKLQYLSSAAFYLGGPVIFVDIVMPLIFLFTGLEPVHAMTTTFAIFFIPYMALQLYTLLVVSGGSFTFRANSFGLSNWTGYLLALKAVLLRQKTAFSVTPKTAQTGNFLFLAYPHLVYIFLAAIAVAVAIHREGFDPSVATNIAWAAFNVVTFIPFIRAAYTWDKLWTPKPSQKISKLENYA, encoded by the coding sequence ATGAACGAGATTCCTTACCGCCCGGTAGCTAAAGAGCTGCTGATAATCAATTTTTTTATGGCTCTTCTCTACCTCTCTTGGTGGTTCACCCCAGGAGTAATCGGCAATCCGATTTTGTTTTCGTTACTTCTAATCGGAGAAATTTACCATGTCTTTATGGCTTGGACTTTTTGGTACACTCTTTGGCCGGCAAAAAATAACCGGCGTGAAACCGCTCCTTTCGCCCAAACCAAAGAATTCTCTCCGCCGGTTGATGTTTTTATTACCGTCGCCGGCGAACCGACGGAAATTGTCCGGCAAACTATTTTGGCTGCCAAAAATATGAATTATCCAAACTTTAAAACTTATATTCTCAATGACGGTTTCGCCCTTAAAAAAGACAATTGGAAAGAGGTAGAACTTTTGGCAACCGAACTTGGAGTAAATCACATTATGCGGCCGACCAACCCAGGAGCGAAAGCGGGCAACATTAATAACGCCTTGCGCCAGACTGCCGCCCCGATTGTGGTTATTTTCGATGCCGACATGGCTCCGAGCCCTGCATTTCTTCAAAAAACCATTCCGTTTTTTATTGATCGCCGGGTTGGTTTCGTTCAGACACCCCAGTATTACCGCAATTGGGAAAAAAATTATGTCACCACCAGCGCCTGGGAACAGCAGGAGTTATTTTTCGGACCAATCATGCGTGGTAAAGACCGGGACAATGCTGCTTTCATCTGCGGCACTAATGTCGCCATTGCCCGGTCAGCTTTAACGAATGTCGGCGGTATGGCTGAAGACAATATTGCTGAGGATTTTTTAACTTCTATCAGAATCCATCAGCAAGGTTATCTGTCATACTACCTTCCTGAAGTTTTGGCCACCGGTTTGGCTCCGGAAGATTTGTCCTCATATTTCAAACAACAGCTGCGTTGGGCCAGAGGGTCGCTGGAGGTAGCTTTTGGCCAAAACCCGATACTTAAAAGAGGTTTAACCTGGCAGCAAAAACTGCAATATCTGTCTTCGGCCGCTTTTTACCTTGGCGGGCCGGTAATTTTTGTGGATATAGTCATGCCTTTGATTTTTTTGTTTACCGGCCTGGAACCGGTCCATGCTATGACTACGACTTTCGCCATTTTTTTCATCCCCTACATGGCTCTGCAGCTTTACACGCTGCTTGTGGTTTCCGGCGGCAGTTTTACTTTCCGGGCCAATTCTTTTGGTCTCTCCAATTGGACTGGGTACCTTCTAGCTTTAAAAGCGGTGCTTTTGCGGCAAAAAACCGCTTTTTCTGTCACCCCCAAAACCGCCCAAACCGGCAATTTTCTTTTCCTGGCCTACCCGCATTTAGTTTATATATTTTTGGCCGCGATCGCAGTGGCGGTAGCGATCCACCGGGAGGGATTTGACCCGTCAGTCGCCACCAACATCGCCTGGGCCGCTTTTAATGTTGTCACTTTTATTCCTTTTATCCGCGCCGCTTATACCTGGGACAAACTCTGGACTCCAAAGCCGTCCCAAAAAATTAGCAAGCTGGAAAATTATGCTTAA
- a CDS encoding glycosyl hydrolase family 8, with protein MKKSLGYLAILLGIGLFLGVLYFNSRTSQIPRTFSGNVIMTSSWEKYKTQFINSDGRVIDYSQSSLTTSEGQSYCLLRSVWVDNKAEFDLCWKWTSQNLKRPGDNLFGWRWGQRTSGGFGFLDGGGDNSASDADTDIALALILANRRWREQPYLNAANAILPDLWKIDTATTSAGTRYVVAGNWAQNPDRLIINPSYFAPYAWRIFAQVDTKHDWNSLITPAYQLLEKSADPNSGLPPDWIAVNRFNNDLVSPGISQLDNNYSFDAMRIPWRINLDWQWNKEPRAQSFLTSHFQKLSTDYQTTGKLAATYAHDGTVINADESPAMYATAEGYFLLTNPGLAKKMYEDKILKLYSNDTNSFVSTLPYYDQNWLWFGAGLYNQYLIPF; from the coding sequence ATGAAAAAATCTCTTGGTTATCTGGCAATCCTTCTGGGAATAGGCCTCTTCCTGGGGGTTCTGTATTTCAATTCCCGAACTTCTCAAATCCCGCGGACCTTTTCCGGCAATGTCATCATGACCTCGTCCTGGGAAAAATACAAAACCCAGTTTATAAACAGTGACGGCCGGGTTATCGACTATTCCCAAAGTTCTCTAACTACTTCTGAAGGCCAAAGTTATTGTCTCCTGCGCTCTGTCTGGGTTGACAATAAGGCCGAATTCGATTTGTGCTGGAAATGGACCAGCCAAAATTTGAAACGTCCGGGGGATAATCTTTTCGGCTGGCGCTGGGGTCAGCGAACCAGCGGCGGTTTTGGCTTTTTAGACGGCGGCGGAGACAACAGCGCTTCAGACGCGGATACGGACATAGCTTTGGCACTAATCTTGGCAAATCGCCGCTGGCGGGAGCAACCCTATCTCAATGCTGCCAATGCCATTTTGCCCGATCTTTGGAAGATTGACACTGCCACTACTTCGGCCGGAACCAGATATGTTGTCGCCGGCAACTGGGCTCAAAACCCTGACCGGCTGATTATTAATCCCTCATATTTTGCTCCTTATGCCTGGCGGATTTTTGCCCAAGTAGACACTAAACACGACTGGAACAGTTTGATTACTCCCGCCTATCAGCTTTTGGAAAAAAGCGCTGACCCCAATTCCGGACTTCCCCCCGACTGGATCGCCGTGAACCGGTTTAATAATGACCTGGTCAGTCCTGGTATTTCCCAATTAGATAATAATTATTCTTTCGACGCCATGCGGATTCCCTGGCGAATTAATTTAGACTGGCAATGGAATAAAGAGCCCCGGGCCCAAAGTTTTTTAACCAGCCATTTTCAAAAACTTTCGACTGACTATCAGACAACCGGAAAACTGGCGGCAACCTACGCCCATGACGGCACCGTTATTAACGCTGACGAAAGTCCCGCAATGTATGCTACCGCTGAAGGATATTTTCTTCTTACTAATCCGGGTCTTGCCAAAAAAATGTATGAGGACAAAATCCTGAAACTTTATTCTAACGACACCAATTCATTCGTGTCCACATTGCCTTACTATGACCAAAACTGGCTCTGGTTTGGTGCGGGACTCTATAACCAATATTTAATTCCTTTTTAA
- a CDS encoding glycoside hydrolase family 5 protein yields the protein MRKFLTSVLLAAALIFAGGPYIVLATGVTWSNWSWGSQVSDINANPISWTPGGWGGLYLHTDTAIDPKAAASFNFTINNVPNGEKIRAFFYDQNNNQLPQLAEISSSGDYNYPINNPIKGFALQEGTGNNQPTITVSNINLPAPASTQDTSNTTNTSNTASNATYSDFSSWQNWSWNGQANIGSTITFQSGGQWAGLYLHSDTGINTGGFNYLSFNAKASQPGEKYRVILYDDNNQTTNLGNAIDNLDGSTVNIALSDLNGTNRVIKGIVFQDIGTVQGMLTITNLTMMANINNAILPAPAPLPIFAPAAARGSYTVNNGGIYQGSTKINLHGINWFGFETSTNVVHGLWARGYKDMISQIKSLGFNAVRLPYCPASVQGVATTSIDYSKNPDLAGLNSLQVMDKIVNEMSNQGIYVLLDSHRPDCNTQSELWYTGSYSEPQWINDLVTLAKRYAGVSNFIGLDLKNEPHGSATWGTGNSSTDWNLAAEKAGNAVLAANPNILVFVEGIGDNPTCQDSNGHFWGGNLAPVKCKTLNLPSNKYVYSPHVYGPDVSWQSYFGAGDFPNNMPAIWDSQWGYLESTNALAPGEWGGKYGTNGGSPADVTWENAFAKYLTSKGVCSSFYWDLNPNSGDTGGVLQDDWTTPVSSKVSLLQNYFNSCR from the coding sequence ATGAGAAAATTTCTCACCAGCGTCCTGCTTGCGGCTGCCCTTATTTTTGCAGGCGGACCATATATAGTTTTGGCAACCGGCGTTACCTGGTCAAACTGGTCCTGGGGAAGCCAAGTCAGTGATATTAACGCCAATCCGATTTCCTGGACACCAGGCGGTTGGGGCGGGCTGTATCTTCATACCGATACCGCCATCGATCCGAAAGCCGCCGCTTCTTTTAACTTCACGATTAATAATGTTCCCAATGGTGAGAAAATCCGGGCTTTCTTCTATGACCAAAATAATAATCAACTGCCGCAACTGGCTGAAATTTCTTCTTCCGGTGATTATAACTACCCGATAAATAATCCCATCAAGGGTTTTGCTCTTCAGGAGGGCACCGGAAATAACCAACCAACAATAACAGTCAGTAACATTAATTTGCCGGCGCCGGCCTCGACGCAAGATACCTCGAATACGACTAATACCTCAAATACGGCAAGCAACGCCACTTATTCAGATTTTTCCTCCTGGCAAAACTGGTCCTGGAACGGTCAGGCCAATATCGGCTCCACCATTACTTTCCAGTCCGGAGGCCAGTGGGCGGGATTGTACTTACACTCTGACACGGGGATTAATACTGGCGGTTTCAACTATTTAAGTTTTAACGCTAAAGCTTCCCAACCGGGAGAAAAATATCGGGTTATTCTTTATGATGACAATAATCAAACAACAAACCTTGGCAACGCGATTGATAATCTCGACGGTTCGACAGTCAATATTGCCCTTTCCGATTTAAACGGGACCAACCGGGTGATCAAAGGCATTGTTTTTCAGGACATTGGAACGGTTCAGGGGATGCTGACGATCACCAATCTTACCATGATGGCCAATATTAATAATGCTATCCTTCCCGCGCCGGCGCCGCTGCCAATCTTTGCGCCGGCCGCGGCCAGGGGTAGCTATACAGTCAACAACGGCGGTATTTATCAGGGAAGCACCAAAATTAATTTGCATGGAATCAACTGGTTTGGTTTTGAAACCAGCACGAATGTGGTTCATGGTTTGTGGGCACGGGGCTATAAAGACATGATTTCCCAAATTAAATCTCTGGGCTTTAACGCTGTCCGGCTGCCGTATTGTCCCGCGAGTGTTCAAGGCGTAGCGACTACTTCTATCGATTATTCCAAAAACCCGGATCTGGCCGGCCTGAACAGCTTGCAGGTGATGGATAAGATCGTGAACGAAATGAGCAATCAGGGGATCTATGTTCTTTTGGATTCCCACCGGCCGGATTGTAATACTCAGTCAGAACTTTGGTACACCGGGTCCTACTCCGAACCCCAATGGATTAATGATCTGGTAACCCTGGCGAAAAGATACGCCGGTGTATCGAACTTCATCGGCCTGGATCTGAAAAATGAGCCGCATGGATCGGCTACTTGGGGTACAGGAAACAGCAGCACTGATTGGAATCTCGCGGCGGAAAAAGCAGGGAACGCAGTTCTGGCGGCAAACCCTAATATATTAGTATTCGTCGAGGGCATTGGCGATAACCCGACCTGCCAAGATTCTAACGGCCATTTCTGGGGCGGTAATTTGGCGCCGGTCAAATGCAAAACTTTAAACCTGCCTTCCAATAAATATGTTTATTCGCCCCATGTCTATGGCCCCGATGTTTCCTGGCAATCCTATTTTGGGGCGGGGGATTTTCCCAATAACATGCCCGCAATCTGGGACTCGCAGTGGGGCTACCTCGAGAGTACGAATGCTTTAGCACCGGGAGAATGGGGCGGAAAATATGGGACCAATGGCGGAAGTCCTGCGGATGTTACCTGGGAAAACGCTTTCGCCAAATACTTAACTTCCAAAGGTGTCTGTAGTTCGTTCTACTGGGATTTAAACCCGAATTCCGGCGACACGGGCGGAGTGTTGCAGGATGACTGGACTACACCCGTAAGCAGTAAAGTTTCACTTCTGCAAAACTACTTCAATTCCTGCCGCTAA